From one Spiroplasma endosymbiont of Lasioglossum villosulum genomic stretch:
- a CDS encoding ATP-binding protein, producing MKLKATTILKENINNAELHDFIKKNNLTNSKLEPYVELLKTYIDSYNLCKKRENLSKCLQNVKGYRYKLVMLPNQKISLVLTDCLHSINRSVQQQVHNNFLIKYYDDKLLSLSWSKNFNVSTNARKEIIQYLHQSLKHKSYQGLYLYGDTGSGKTFIFILFANKLIQKNQTVCFIVWPEFVMDIKKSFKNDTDTNQQIEQLKSCDLLFIDDLGGETVSAWERDELLFSILNARILPLKTTFINSNYSISELYQHYYLKNSKSEEIKVKRLLERIQTLTIPIELTVEESQTTIENINIDNINNEIEYIPI from the coding sequence ATGAAACTTAAAGCGACAACTATCTTAAAAGAAAACATTAACAATGCTGAACTTCATGACTTTATTAAAAAAAACAACTTAACTAACAGCAAACTAGAACCATATGTTGAATTATTAAAAACTTATATTGATAGCTACAATTTATGTAAAAAACGAGAAAATCTTAGCAAATGTCTACAAAATGTTAAAGGATATCGTTATAAACTAGTAATGTTACCTAATCAAAAAATAAGTTTAGTACTAACCGATTGTCTTCATTCTATTAATAGATCTGTCCAACAACAAGTACATAATAATTTTTTAATTAAATACTATGATGATAAACTTTTATCACTTTCATGAAGTAAAAATTTTAATGTCTCAACTAATGCAAGAAAAGAAATCATCCAGTATTTACATCAATCTTTAAAACACAAAAGTTATCAAGGTTTATACTTATATGGTGACACAGGTAGTGGCAAAACTTTTATTTTTATCTTATTTGCAAATAAATTAATTCAAAAAAATCAAACTGTTTGTTTTATTGTATGACCTGAATTTGTTATGGACATTAAAAAAAGTTTTAAAAATGATACTGATACTAATCAGCAAATTGAACAATTAAAATCATGTGACTTATTATTTATTGATGATTTAGGCGGTGAAACCGTTAGCGCTTGAGAGCGTGATGAATTATTATTTAGTATTCTTAATGCACGAATTTTACCATTAAAAACTACATTTATTAATTCTAACTATAGCATTAGTGAACTATATCAACATTATTATTTAAAAAATAGTAAATCAGAAGAAATTAAAGTTAAACGCTTATTAGAACGTATTCAAACTTTAACTATACCAATTGAATTAACTGTTGAAGAATCACAAACTACAATTGAAAATATTAATATTGACAATATTAATAATGAAATAGAATATATACCAATATAA
- a CDS encoding DnaD domain protein has translation MNRTINDIDIFKLNQSEYISNEDYQILFMLYQPIIGIEAINLYLTLVQEKLLTKRINLDFNHGRIKSLLKITSTQLLVAFQQLESVNLINTYYYSLKSTYIYQLCSPLSADDFFANTHLNSELLKQLGTLNYERQKFYFLKNDIEITENYVNITQQENTIPQSLKLKTALNNIYAKQEQTSISRPIYSFQNKNQINTMKVNLNSNGNTIISRDNSNVINTTLNLMQQKLPEEYLKNLTGKIPTDKLKTTLEILTNNFQLNNAVINCLIEYVWFKNNKRLEPNYIIKIAETFQENQINTIDDALSHLKLAYARSKKNPQQQFQQESLWSTTEQSTTNNFNKKLIKKYKVDNINKKDITLTQEEIKNILKEFDAH, from the coding sequence ATGAACAGAACAATAAATGATATTGATATTTTTAAGTTGAACCAATCAGAATATATTAGTAACGAAGATTACCAAATTTTATTTATGTTATATCAACCAATAATTGGTATTGAAGCAATAAATTTATATTTAACTTTAGTTCAAGAAAAGTTATTAACAAAACGTATTAATCTTGATTTCAATCACGGACGAATTAAATCTTTATTAAAAATAACTTCCACTCAATTACTTGTTGCTTTCCAACAACTTGAATCTGTTAACCTTATTAATACTTACTACTATTCTTTAAAATCTACTTACATTTATCAATTGTGTTCTCCCTTATCTGCTGATGATTTTTTTGCTAATACCCATTTAAACTCAGAACTACTTAAACAATTAGGAACTTTAAATTATGAAAGACAAAAATTTTATTTTTTGAAAAATGATATTGAAATTACAGAAAATTATGTTAATATTACTCAACAGGAAAATACTATCCCTCAATCTTTAAAATTAAAAACAGCACTTAATAATATTTATGCTAAACAAGAACAAACATCAATCTCTAGACCAATTTATTCATTTCAAAATAAAAATCAAATTAACACTATGAAAGTCAATTTAAATTCTAATGGTAATACAATTATATCTAGAGATAATTCTAATGTTATTAATACCACATTAAATTTAATGCAACAAAAATTACCTGAAGAATATTTAAAAAATTTAACTGGTAAAATACCAACTGATAAATTAAAAACAACATTAGAAATATTAACTAATAACTTTCAATTAAATAATGCTGTAATTAACTGCTTAATTGAATATGTTTGATTTAAAAATAATAAACGTTTAGAACCAAACTATATTATTAAAATTGCTGAAACCTTTCAAGAAAATCAAATTAATACTATTGATGATGCTTTATCTCATTTAAAACTTGCTTATGCTCGTAGCAAAAAAAATCCACAGCAACAATTTCAACAAGAATCATTATGATCTACTACAGAACAATCAACAACAAATAATTTCAATAAAAAATTAATTAAAAAATATAAGGTTGATAATATTAATAAAAAAGATATAACATTAACTCAAGAAGAAATAAAGAATATTTTAAAGGAATTTGATGCCCATTAA
- the mutM gene encoding DNA-formamidopyrimidine glycosylase translates to MPELPEVETVRKTLQPLLTNHKIIGVRILLNKIIKTPSIEQFTKQIIGQTINDVQRVGKLLIFILDDYVLLSHLRMEGKYYFQQNNQSINWKHVLLILELDNKYELRYHDTRQFGTFHLQTKNEYQKIKPYINIGPEPFNKNVTAEYLKNKWKNKSQSIKATLLEQNVMSGLGNIYADEVLFYASIHPQSITKNLTLKQLQEIINKAKFVLNKSIKLGGSTISSYTSSLGVTGYYQQELQVHTRAKMPCFKCHTIIKKIKINLRGTYFCNHCQIKY, encoded by the coding sequence ATGCCAGAATTACCCGAAGTTGAAACTGTTCGCAAAACTTTACAACCACTTTTAACTAATCATAAAATTATTGGTGTTAGAATTCTTTTAAATAAAATTATCAAAACACCAAGTATTGAACAATTCACAAAACAAATTATTGGACAAACAATAAATGATGTTCAAAGAGTTGGTAAATTATTAATATTTATATTAGATGATTATGTATTATTAAGTCATTTACGAATGGAAGGAAAATATTATTTTCAACAAAATAATCAATCAATAAATTGAAAACATGTCTTATTAATATTAGAATTAGACAATAAATACGAATTAAGATATCATGACACAAGACAGTTTGGAACCTTTCATTTACAAACTAAAAATGAATATCAAAAAATAAAACCTTATATTAATATTGGTCCAGAACCTTTTAATAAAAATGTTACTGCTGAATATTTAAAAAATAAATGAAAAAATAAAAGTCAAAGTATTAAAGCAACATTATTAGAACAAAATGTTATGAGTGGTTTAGGAAATATTTATGCAGATGAAGTATTATTTTATGCTAGTATCCATCCGCAAAGTATTACTAAAAACTTAACACTTAAACAATTACAAGAAATCATTAATAAAGCAAAATTTGTGCTTAATAAATCAATAAAACTTGGTGGATCAACAATTAGTAGTTATACTTCAAGCCTTGGTGTAACAGGTTACTATCAACAAGAATTACAAGTTCATACTAGAGCAAAAATGCCTTGTTTTAAATGCCATACTATTATCAAAAAAATAAAAATAAACCTTCGCGGAACTTACTTTTGTAATCACTGTCAAATTAAATATTAA
- the polA gene encoding DNA polymerase I has translation MKKALIIDGNNLLFKAYYATAYQGVNLHSLQGIPTNAVYAFIRMLTKYLKSNNYASVFVAFDAGRKTFRHETLATYKGKRSETPVELIEQFNLVKIFLDLAQIPWGQINNYEADDIIGSIVKNKVASNYQIDIMSSDKDLLQLLDNNIKILNPQKGMSDLKVITISTFQSEYELLPYQVTDLKGLMGDSSDNLPGIKGIGQKTAISLLKEYDTLENIIENVEQLKPNVSKLIKLNFNNGIICKQLAQLNLNTPITGNLETFNYNVENLNNEKLQDFYKQYNMNSLLTQDTNPKTNKNSTSHVQIINKWSQEWNCDSNYLWLEIFGDNYNCDNIIGFGIKNKKGTFYINKINAINCSNFQHFLQNKKLQKITWDLKKVIIAGLRLKLIINNIIFDHMLAAYLLYANEKILPENIAVMLNVNVKDNLSADDFYGKGIKKNIPNDEKEIAIFLEKKLNFLTDSHLILIKKLKDTNNWNLYQEIELPAAFVLVNMECNGVNIDQKKLKLLTDKTLLKIQDLELQIKKESNSNLNPNSPKQISEYLFKELKLPNYKKGSTAFEVLISLKNQHPIIDILLEYRKLQKLYSTYLLGLQKYIFDDGKIHSIYNQVQTSTGRLSSLDPNMQNISIRDKKQREVRKIFIPSKPHTKILSCDYSQIELRILAHISEDENLIKAFQQKHDIHRETASKILNIPLAEVTNEQRQNAKAINFGIVYGISSFGLSQQIGIKVEDAKIFINKYFSVFPKIKSYINNIIDFCEKNRYVQTIFNRRREVMEITNKNKVIQNFGKRIAMNMPIQGSAADILKLAMNKIYEEIKKQNIDAILIAQIHDELIFEVEDNKVNDVITKITKIMSNVTKLKVPLLINTSIGDNWFELK, from the coding sequence ATGAAAAAAGCATTAATTATTGATGGTAATAATTTATTATTTAAAGCATATTATGCTACTGCATACCAAGGAGTTAATCTACATTCGCTACAGGGTATTCCAACTAATGCCGTCTATGCTTTTATTAGAATGCTGACTAAGTACTTAAAATCTAACAACTATGCTAGTGTTTTTGTTGCATTTGATGCTGGTCGTAAAACATTTCGTCATGAAACTTTAGCAACATATAAAGGAAAAAGAAGTGAAACTCCGGTTGAGTTAATTGAACAATTTAATTTAGTTAAAATATTTTTAGACTTAGCACAAATTCCTTGGGGACAAATAAATAATTATGAAGCTGATGATATTATTGGCAGCATTGTTAAAAATAAAGTTGCTAGTAATTATCAAATTGATATTATGAGTAGTGATAAAGATTTATTACAACTATTAGATAACAATATTAAAATTCTTAATCCACAAAAAGGGATGAGTGATTTAAAGGTTATTACTATTTCTACATTTCAATCAGAATATGAATTATTACCTTATCAAGTTACCGATTTAAAGGGATTAATGGGTGATAGTTCTGATAATTTACCTGGCATTAAAGGAATTGGTCAAAAAACTGCTATTAGTTTATTAAAAGAATATGACACATTAGAAAACATTATTGAAAATGTAGAACAATTAAAACCAAATGTTAGTAAACTAATTAAACTTAACTTTAATAATGGTATTATTTGTAAACAACTAGCACAACTTAATTTAAATACACCAATTACTGGTAATTTAGAAACGTTTAATTATAATGTTGAAAATTTAAATAATGAAAAGTTACAAGACTTTTACAAACAATATAATATGAACTCTTTATTAACACAAGACACTAATCCTAAAACTAATAAAAATAGTACATCTCACGTTCAAATTATAAATAAGTGAAGTCAAGAATGAAATTGTGATTCAAATTACTTATGATTAGAAATTTTTGGTGATAATTATAATTGTGATAATATTATTGGTTTTGGTATTAAAAATAAAAAAGGAACATTTTATATTAATAAAATCAATGCAATTAATTGTTCTAATTTTCAACATTTCTTACAAAATAAAAAACTACAAAAAATAACTTGAGATTTAAAAAAGGTTATTATCGCAGGACTACGTTTAAAATTAATAATAAATAATATTATTTTTGACCATATGTTAGCTGCTTACCTTCTTTATGCTAATGAAAAAATATTACCAGAAAACATTGCTGTTATGCTTAATGTCAATGTTAAAGATAATTTAAGCGCTGATGATTTCTATGGCAAAGGTATTAAAAAAAATATTCCCAATGATGAAAAAGAAATAGCTATTTTTTTAGAAAAAAAATTAAATTTTTTAACAGATTCTCATCTCATTCTTATAAAAAAATTAAAAGATACTAATAACTGAAATTTATATCAAGAGATTGAACTACCTGCTGCTTTTGTATTAGTAAATATGGAGTGTAATGGTGTTAACATTGATCAAAAAAAATTAAAACTACTAACTGATAAAACTTTACTAAAAATCCAAGATTTAGAATTACAAATTAAAAAAGAAAGTAATAGTAATTTAAATCCAAATTCACCAAAACAAATTAGTGAATACTTATTTAAAGAATTAAAATTACCTAATTATAAAAAAGGTAGTACTGCTTTTGAAGTTTTAATTAGTTTAAAAAATCAACATCCAATCATCGATATTCTTTTAGAATATCGTAAATTACAAAAATTATATTCCACTTACTTACTTGGTTTACAAAAATATATTTTTGATGATGGTAAAATTCATAGCATTTATAATCAAGTGCAAACCAGTACTGGCAGGTTATCTTCATTAGATCCTAATATGCAAAATATTAGTATTCGCGATAAAAAGCAAAGAGAAGTTCGCAAAATCTTTATTCCAAGCAAACCACATACTAAAATACTATCCTGTGATTATTCGCAAATTGAATTAAGAATATTAGCTCATATTAGTGAAGATGAAAATTTAATTAAAGCTTTTCAGCAAAAGCATGATATTCATCGCGAAACTGCAAGTAAAATATTAAATATACCTTTAGCAGAAGTTACTAACGAACAAAGACAAAATGCAAAAGCTATTAATTTTGGCATTGTTTATGGCATTTCTAGTTTTGGTTTATCACAACAAATAGGAATTAAAGTTGAAGATGCTAAAATATTTATTAATAAATATTTTTCGGTTTTTCCAAAAATTAAAAGTTATATTAATAATATAATTGATTTTTGTGAAAAAAATCGATACGTTCAAACAATTTTTAATCGTAGAAGAGAAGTAATGGAAATTACAAATAAAAATAAGGTGATTCAAAATTTTGGTAAACGAATAGCAATGAACATGCCAATTCAAGGTAGTGCTGCTGATATTTTAAAATTAGCAATGAATAAAATTTATGAAGAAATAAAAAAACAAAATATTGATGCAATATTAATTGCACAAATTCATGATGAATTAATTTTTGAAGTTGAAGATAATAAAGTTAATGATGTTATTACTAAAATTACTAAAATTATGTCTAATGTTACTAAATTAAAAGTTCCCTTATTAATTAATACTAGTATTGGTGATAACTGATTTGAATTAAAATAA
- a CDS encoding ABC-F family ATP-binding cassette domain-containing protein, protein MSIVTIENLTHANGGKVLYKNATLQINKGEHVALIGMNGVGKTTLLNIINGTVSADHINLNIHPKIKIGYLDQHQEVNLELTVLQYLRESYQKLFEREQQMENLYTEMANNYSEELLTKAMKIQDELTHQGFDTISKKIGRLVDGLGINLQLLEQTLGSLSGGQRAKVLLAKLLLNEDDFLLLDEPTNFLDIEQINWLTKFLQNYPSAFLLVSHDRNFINTTCNIIFDIDNYMITRYVGNFESFLEQKSLHHRQYESAYSNQKKLIEKLETYISKNAARASTAKSAESRRKQLSKINVLEKQQIQSPPKFYFKYYKTTSSIAVQAKNLEIGYHKPLIKPLTFVIKTGSKWVVKGYNGIGKTTFLQTLAGNIPALAGNINLDDRMQVAYFHQTEVMTSTTPFNYLKELDIKLNDVEIRRILASFGLRSNLVMKPMNLLSGGEQTKVRLAALALKPYNLLILDEPTNHIDVLAKESLLKALQEFEGTVLLTTHDTNFNNSWVDGVLDFEKLTN, encoded by the coding sequence ATGAGTATTGTCACAATTGAGAATTTAACACATGCTAATGGTGGAAAAGTTTTATATAAAAACGCCACTTTACAAATTAATAAAGGTGAACATGTGGCATTAATTGGTATGAATGGTGTTGGTAAAACAACATTATTAAATATTATTAATGGAACAGTATCTGCAGATCATATTAATTTAAATATTCATCCTAAAATTAAAATTGGGTATTTGGATCAACATCAAGAGGTTAATTTAGAATTAACAGTTTTACAATATTTGCGTGAAAGTTATCAAAAACTTTTTGAACGCGAACAACAAATGGAAAACTTATATACAGAAATGGCTAATAATTATAGTGAAGAGTTATTAACGAAAGCAATGAAAATTCAAGATGAATTGACACACCAAGGATTTGATACTATTAGTAAAAAAATTGGTCGTTTAGTTGATGGATTGGGTATTAATTTACAACTTTTAGAACAAACTTTAGGTAGTTTAAGTGGTGGTCAAAGAGCAAAAGTGTTATTAGCAAAATTATTATTAAATGAAGATGATTTTTTATTACTTGATGAACCAACTAATTTTTTGGATATTGAACAAATTAATTGATTAACTAAGTTTTTACAAAATTACCCTAGTGCATTTTTATTGGTGTCACATGATCGTAATTTTATTAATACAACATGTAATATTATTTTTGATATTGATAATTATATGATTACTCGTTATGTTGGTAATTTTGAAAGTTTTTTAGAACAAAAAAGTTTACATCATCGTCAATATGAATCAGCATATTCAAATCAAAAGAAATTAATTGAAAAATTAGAAACTTATATTAGTAAAAATGCAGCACGTGCTTCGACTGCTAAAAGTGCTGAATCAAGAAGAAAACAATTATCCAAAATTAATGTTTTAGAAAAACAGCAAATCCAGTCTCCTCCAAAGTTTTATTTTAAGTATTATAAAACAACAAGTTCAATTGCTGTCCAAGCTAAAAACCTTGAAATAGGTTATCATAAACCATTAATTAAGCCGCTTACTTTTGTTATTAAGACTGGTAGTAAGTGAGTTGTTAAAGGGTATAATGGAATTGGTAAAACTACTTTCTTGCAAACGTTAGCTGGTAATATTCCAGCACTTGCTGGAAATATTAATTTAGATGATCGAATGCAAGTAGCGTATTTTCATCAAACTGAAGTAATGACTAGTACTACTCCATTTAATTATTTAAAAGAGTTAGATATTAAATTAAATGATGTTGAGATTAGAAGAATTTTAGCAAGTTTTGGTTTGCGTAGTAATTTAGTAATGAAACCAATGAACTTACTTTCTGGTGGTGAACAAACTAAGGTTAGATTAGCAGCATTGGCATTAAAACCTTATAACTTATTAATTTTAGATGAGCCAACTAATCATATTGATGTTTTAGCTAAAGAGTCTTTATTAAAAGCATTGCAAGAATTTGAAGGCACTGTATTATTGACAACTCATGATACTAATTTTAATAATAGTTGAGTTGATGGGGTTTTAGATTTTGAAAAATTAACAAATTAG